The Nitrospira sp. KM1 genome includes a window with the following:
- a CDS encoding ATP-binding protein, with amino-acid sequence MRRLLRVFSDLPIARKLFLASFIPVLTVILLSIVTYRSVETFSEDEGELNNIYLSQRLAAEYLRLIVDLETGFRGFVITRQDKYLYPYRTAQDHVQAVGLSLEEKVREYGEQRLIIAKVQSLAAQFVMEKEDLIEAVKSGRPEDARRYIEDGRGRTIMLLIREEMSRFDHTGQTILNARLARLSQDRNTMLFVILGGGFVALGLMLFTLNLIARSITGPLVSLAKAVGSSPAALIPTIPVTMRKDEIGNLTQVIHTMSTQLREHLAAVEKSEAEQRILNQDLSVSELKYRSLVDHAPFGIFSTTGFKITFSNRYNRTLAGLSPDDESDPESFRQWIHPDDRDRVLTAFAKAVEERRPYETVFRFLHHDGTVRKVLSRRIPIQQEDGQPVVYQGFNIDITALDQMQARLSRAERLATLGQVAAGIAHEIRNPLVGIGSNASLLLDEFDANDPRRSDLELILKETRRLDRIVNQIIDYARPREVAPALFNLAELIQESLKLLEGSIVAKRIAVHSGMVADPALMHADRDQLKQVLLNLIQNAVDALDHDGTITMTVGESIRNTETGIGVTVTDSGHGIRPEELPHVFEPFFTSGKHKGTGLGLAICRNIIEAHGGDIRLVSEVGRGTSASIWIPSIQQPRMREH; translated from the coding sequence ATGCGCCGCCTCCTCCGAGTCTTCAGTGACCTTCCGATCGCCCGCAAGCTCTTCCTTGCATCGTTCATCCCTGTCCTGACCGTGATTCTCCTCAGTATCGTGACGTATCGCAGTGTCGAAACGTTTTCCGAGGACGAAGGCGAACTCAACAACATCTATCTCTCCCAGCGCCTGGCGGCCGAATATTTGCGTCTCATCGTGGACCTGGAAACCGGGTTTCGCGGATTCGTGATTACCAGACAGGACAAGTACCTCTATCCCTATCGTACCGCCCAGGATCATGTCCAAGCGGTCGGCCTGTCGCTGGAGGAAAAGGTCCGTGAATACGGGGAGCAGCGCTTGATCATCGCCAAGGTCCAGTCCCTGGCGGCACAGTTCGTTATGGAAAAAGAGGACCTGATCGAGGCGGTGAAGTCGGGTCGTCCCGAGGATGCGAGACGATATATCGAGGATGGCCGCGGGCGCACGATCATGCTCCTCATACGAGAAGAGATGTCCCGGTTCGACCACACGGGCCAAACCATCTTGAATGCCAGGCTGGCACGATTGTCTCAAGATCGAAACACAATGCTGTTCGTGATTCTGGGCGGCGGCTTTGTCGCGCTGGGGTTGATGCTGTTTACGCTCAATCTGATCGCCCGGTCGATCACCGGTCCTCTCGTGTCGTTGGCAAAAGCCGTCGGCTCTTCCCCGGCCGCCTTGATCCCGACGATTCCTGTCACGATGCGGAAGGACGAGATTGGAAATCTGACGCAGGTGATCCATACCATGAGCACGCAGTTACGCGAGCATTTGGCGGCGGTCGAAAAATCGGAGGCGGAACAGCGGATCTTGAACCAGGATCTCTCCGTTTCGGAATTGAAATACCGCAGTCTGGTGGATCACGCGCCGTTCGGGATATTTTCCACCACCGGCTTCAAGATCACGTTCAGCAACCGGTACAACCGTACGTTGGCCGGTTTGAGTCCCGATGATGAAAGCGATCCCGAGTCATTCCGTCAATGGATCCACCCCGATGACCGCGACCGGGTGTTGACGGCGTTTGCCAAGGCCGTGGAGGAGCGCCGGCCGTACGAGACCGTCTTCCGATTTCTGCACCATGACGGGACCGTTCGAAAGGTGCTGAGCCGGAGGATTCCGATTCAACAGGAAGACGGCCAGCCGGTCGTCTACCAGGGATTCAACATCGATATCACCGCGCTCGATCAAATGCAGGCCAGGTTGAGCCGTGCCGAACGGCTGGCCACGCTGGGGCAGGTCGCGGCCGGGATCGCGCATGAGATTCGGAATCCGTTGGTGGGCATCGGGTCGAACGCCTCGTTGCTGTTGGACGAGTTCGATGCGAACGATCCGCGCCGTTCCGATCTGGAACTTATTCTGAAAGAGACGAGACGACTGGATCGCATCGTCAATCAAATCATCGACTATGCGCGCCCGCGTGAGGTGGCGCCGGCCCTGTTCAATCTTGCGGAGTTGATTCAGGAGTCCCTCAAACTGCTGGAAGGATCGATCGTGGCCAAACGCATTGCCGTACACTCCGGCATGGTTGCCGACCCGGCACTCATGCACGCCGACCGCGATCAACTGAAACAAGTGTTGCTGAATTTGATCCAGAATGCAGTGGATGCGCTGGACCATGACGGGACGATCACGATGACCGTGGGAGAGTCGATCCGCAACACCGAGACCGGTATCGGCGTCACCGTGACGGATTCCGGGCATGGCATCAGACCCGAAGAGTTGCCGCACGTCTTCGAACCGTTTTTCACCAGCGGGAAACACAAGGGCACGGGGCTGGGACTGGCGATCTGCCGCAACATCATCGAGGCCCATGGCGGCGATATCCGATTGGTAAGCGAAGTCGGCCGAGGGACATCCGCCAGCATCTGGATCCCGTCGATTCAACAACCGAGAATGAGGGAGCACTGA
- a CDS encoding sensor histidine kinase: MSRFQLNKEVARDYHGSMIPRWQPLNLQTKITMIVVIIVTVSAVITEWLESRYIQHLVEENVRDVALAVGKSIDRTVTSTAYLTDREARTKELDKIVANQPDLVDIVLYAFPNETGDDTTIITSSGPTEMPRQNGAPDLVRRVRTEQKPLIDYSSRKTTHRVYLAAPIFLRHAVVGSTYAEFSTLQMDDALDAMQRTNRNRRIITGLAVVFAINLFLYINVHRPLHRVLSAIEDVSGGTLTAEVPVERQDELGELSNRFNLMVKTIGKATEDNARLTESLRTMNDSLQSKVFDATAEVMQTNRELAQANQLLSAAQRDLARSQRLSAIGQMAATVAHKIGTPLTALSGHIQLMAEDRNLGAESRQRLQTVESQIERTSKIIQDMLLYARRPEPVRAPLDLNTCIRECIVLFRLEFERRNVSVMTKWNHHLDKIQADSQQLQEVFINLIENALDAMPAGGTLMISVSPHTPHLLADQRSWVSVEFADTGFGMDAEQLSQIFQPFFTTKKAGRGTGLGLAIALETVRAHGGQIDVESEPGKGSRFMIVLPVDGGAR, translated from the coding sequence TTGTCTCGATTCCAATTGAACAAGGAAGTGGCCAGAGACTACCATGGCAGCATGATCCCGCGATGGCAGCCGTTAAACCTCCAGACCAAAATTACGATGATCGTCGTGATCATCGTGACAGTTTCAGCCGTCATCACCGAATGGCTTGAGTCCCGCTATATTCAACATCTCGTGGAGGAAAACGTCCGGGACGTGGCTCTGGCAGTCGGGAAATCAATAGACCGGACGGTCACCAGCACAGCCTATCTGACCGACCGCGAGGCCCGAACCAAAGAACTCGACAAAATCGTGGCAAATCAACCGGATCTCGTTGATATCGTGCTGTATGCCTTCCCCAACGAGACCGGAGACGACACGACCATCATCACCAGCTCCGGACCGACTGAGATGCCTCGACAGAACGGCGCGCCGGACCTCGTGCGTCGCGTTCGAACCGAACAAAAACCGCTGATAGATTACTCCAGTAGGAAGACCACGCACCGAGTCTACCTCGCAGCTCCGATTTTTTTAAGACATGCCGTGGTCGGATCCACCTATGCGGAGTTTTCAACCTTGCAAATGGATGACGCCCTCGATGCCATGCAACGCACCAACCGCAATAGGCGGATCATCACTGGGCTTGCCGTCGTTTTTGCCATCAACCTGTTTTTGTACATCAACGTCCACCGACCGCTGCACCGAGTCCTTTCCGCAATCGAGGACGTCTCTGGAGGAACCCTGACGGCGGAAGTTCCGGTCGAGAGGCAGGACGAATTGGGAGAACTCTCCAACAGATTCAATTTGATGGTGAAAACAATTGGAAAAGCAACTGAAGACAATGCCCGCCTGACGGAATCTCTGCGCACCATGAATGATAGCCTGCAATCGAAAGTCTTCGACGCCACGGCCGAAGTCATGCAGACCAATCGGGAGCTGGCGCAGGCCAACCAGCTGCTATCCGCCGCGCAGAGGGATCTCGCACGATCTCAGCGACTGTCGGCCATCGGGCAGATGGCCGCGACGGTCGCCCACAAGATCGGGACGCCGCTGACGGCGTTGTCAGGCCACATCCAATTGATGGCTGAGGATCGAAATTTAGGGGCGGAATCTCGCCAGCGATTGCAGACCGTGGAGTCACAAATCGAACGCACCTCAAAAATCATTCAAGACATGCTGCTGTATGCGAGACGCCCGGAACCTGTACGAGCGCCTCTCGATCTCAATACATGCATCAGGGAATGCATCGTTCTATTCCGGCTCGAATTCGAGCGCCGTAACGTATCCGTCATGACCAAATGGAATCATCATCTGGATAAAATCCAAGCCGATTCCCAGCAGCTGCAGGAAGTATTCATCAATCTGATTGAAAACGCCCTTGACGCCATGCCCGCCGGCGGCACCTTGATGATCTCTGTCTCGCCTCACACGCCCCACCTGCTCGCGGATCAGCGGTCCTGGGTATCGGTCGAATTTGCAGACACCGGTTTTGGAATGGACGCCGAACAGCTCAGTCAGATCTTCCAGCCGTTTTTTACCACGAAGAAAGCCGGTCGAGGCACGGGCTTGGGTCTGGCTATCGCCTTGGAAACCGTGCGTGCCCACGGCGGTCAGATCGACGTTGAAAGCGAACCCGGGAAAGGATCCCGGTTCATGATCGTGCTTCCGGTGGATGGAGGTGCTCGCTGA
- a CDS encoding response regulator transcription factor, with product MAGLILLVEADFVLGAVLGEVLRHSGYEVTFMRSLKGEVERKHPISAVVLDVDTLSADKEITLLELLEQYGEDLPLILIGLLVPGTVHHHLRAHLQKLESNHPKHVAWVRKPFRNEELIAAVRRVHDHHPMVCSEHK from the coding sequence ATGGCTGGACTCATCCTTCTCGTCGAAGCGGATTTCGTGTTGGGCGCTGTCCTGGGAGAAGTTCTGCGTCATAGCGGGTATGAGGTGACCTTCATGAGGTCGCTGAAAGGTGAAGTTGAACGCAAGCACCCGATCAGTGCGGTCGTGCTTGATGTCGATACGCTCTCGGCTGATAAAGAAATCACCTTACTTGAATTGCTTGAACAGTATGGCGAGGACCTTCCGCTCATCCTGATCGGATTACTCGTACCCGGCACGGTTCACCATCATCTCCGAGCGCACCTTCAAAAATTGGAGTCTAACCACCCTAAGCATGTGGCGTGGGTACGAAAGCCTTTTCGCAATGAAGAGCTTATAGCGGCAGTGCGAAGGGTTCACGACCATCATCCTATGGTCTGTTCGGAGCATAAGTGA
- a CDS encoding TolC family protein, with amino-acid sequence MRDDDCKAIGGWEGGNGIAGVGRVRTEAFLNSLRDMLMAAVSQTRRHFRGHHSVYQHTARYASCCERTFIIIAGLVLTLHGSGDIGWPQESFIDSASQESPFSSTDLPNRKGAFLGYENAIRIGVEHHPRIRRSKETALAAGAVSDQAVSRFYPELNAYAIQTGGAVRPGSVFNVAGTQNKPTSYVGNAGVRADQLIYDFGQTWHKVQAEQAGQEAAETDIRTHKALIILRVQQAYIHALRQKRLVTIAEETVRERGVLRDQIATLFKKELKSRLDLDFISVELRNAEVQLIQARNELRAAFAGLNNAMGIRGPEEYTLENVPDVTASSETLEALIATAMEDRPELIGAGLLVTEAEERSSSAQALHLPTIAAQGMYGVVHFSDAPVNQYAGSHPGQTNLWWGVGATVSVPIFTGFLIENRVAEARQSKYKVEQRKIDLSNRIMLEVTDAHLSLQTARQQITVAEKEVESSRSALTLSKERYRLGLGSIVDVTTSTVALLTAEVRLAEARYAVQAGTAAVSYATGQTYQNF; translated from the coding sequence TTGCGGGATGACGATTGCAAAGCAATCGGTGGGTGGGAGGGTGGAAATGGAATCGCCGGGGTTGGGCGGGTGAGAACCGAGGCCTTTCTGAACAGCCTACGGGACATGCTGATGGCAGCCGTGTCTCAGACACGACGCCATTTCCGAGGTCATCACAGTGTTTATCAGCACACGGCTAGGTACGCGTCGTGCTGCGAGCGAACGTTCATCATTATCGCCGGGCTCGTCCTGACGCTGCACGGCTCCGGTGACATCGGTTGGCCCCAGGAATCGTTCATCGACAGTGCGTCGCAAGAATCCCCCTTCTCATCAACGGACCTGCCCAACAGGAAAGGTGCATTTCTCGGCTATGAAAATGCCATTCGGATCGGGGTTGAACATCATCCTCGGATACGGCGATCCAAGGAGACGGCGCTTGCCGCCGGAGCCGTGTCGGATCAGGCCGTCTCTCGCTTCTATCCCGAGTTGAATGCGTATGCCATTCAGACTGGAGGGGCAGTCCGTCCTGGGAGTGTGTTCAATGTCGCCGGAACGCAGAACAAGCCGACTTCCTATGTGGGGAACGCAGGAGTACGCGCCGATCAGCTGATCTATGATTTCGGACAGACCTGGCACAAGGTCCAGGCCGAACAAGCCGGTCAGGAGGCGGCGGAGACCGACATCCGCACCCATAAGGCCTTGATCATTCTTCGCGTGCAACAGGCGTACATCCATGCCCTTCGGCAGAAGCGGCTGGTCACGATCGCGGAGGAGACCGTCCGGGAACGTGGGGTTCTCCGTGACCAAATCGCGACGCTGTTCAAGAAAGAACTGAAGTCTCGGCTCGACCTGGACTTCATCTCCGTCGAACTCAGAAACGCGGAAGTACAGTTGATTCAGGCCAGGAACGAGCTTCGGGCGGCCTTCGCGGGACTCAACAATGCCATGGGGATTCGAGGCCCCGAGGAGTATACGCTCGAAAACGTCCCTGACGTGACCGCCTCGTCCGAGACGCTCGAGGCATTGATCGCCACGGCGATGGAAGATCGTCCCGAATTGATCGGGGCCGGCCTGCTGGTGACCGAAGCCGAGGAGCGATCGAGTTCGGCGCAGGCGTTACATCTTCCTACGATTGCGGCCCAGGGCATGTACGGGGTGGTCCATTTCAGCGACGCTCCCGTCAATCAATATGCCGGTTCCCATCCGGGCCAGACCAATCTGTGGTGGGGCGTGGGCGCCACGGTCTCGGTGCCGATCTTCACCGGTTTTCTGATCGAGAATCGTGTGGCGGAGGCCCGGCAGAGCAAGTATAAGGTTGAACAAAGGAAGATCGATCTGTCGAACCGGATCATGCTCGAGGTGACGGATGCCCACCTGTCTCTCCAGACCGCGAGGCAGCAGATTACGGTGGCCGAGAAGGAAGTCGAGTCGTCCCGCAGCGCGTTGACGCTGTCCAAGGAGCGATATCGCCTCGGACTGGGCTCCATCGTGGACGTGACAACGTCTACCGTGGCGTTGCTGACCGCGGAAGTGCGTTTGGCCGAAGCGCGGTATGCGGTCCAAGCCGGGACGGCGGCCGTGAGTTATGCCACGGGGCAAACGTATCAGAACTTCTAA
- a CDS encoding TolC family protein: protein MLQGKITSGIRFFLIGLMVLGVTVQATAGSSQVAPSVTGPLTWEQAIRTAVERHPLIKAADYEALASQAVVKQIESANYPQLTGVYANSGGNTRVVANLSIGGSLPKPTNYLTSPGLRADFLITDFGHTAHRILSQQSMAAATQKAALAMKALTILNVEQAYLNCLKQQRLVEIAQEVLRERNLIRQQTEALYRRQLRSKLDLDFASVEVNRAETVLIKSQNDLSLAYAALHTAMGIPVSAARVLQLEQIESAVSADTEESVLIRLAMTQRPELQGSREHIQAAEEAVKAAKAMRFGSVSAIGTLSYTWWGHEERTDGRKVNNPGAQLGWYGVGVTADVPLYAGGRIEAQIDEADARRGETEAGTRSLANDIVLQVMRAYFSRLTAAQHIEVAKEKVAHAREALTLARERYKAGLSSIIEVTTATAGLLSAEVELTESQYEYRASDAALAYSTGSEYGRY, encoded by the coding sequence ATGCTACAGGGCAAGATTACAAGCGGTATTAGATTTTTCCTGATCGGCCTCATGGTGCTTGGGGTGACCGTACAGGCAACGGCCGGCTCTTCCCAGGTCGCTCCCTCGGTGACCGGGCCGCTGACCTGGGAGCAGGCGATCCGGACGGCGGTCGAGAGGCATCCGCTCATCAAGGCGGCGGACTATGAGGCGCTCGCATCCCAGGCCGTCGTCAAACAAATCGAATCTGCCAACTATCCCCAGCTGACCGGAGTGTATGCCAACTCCGGCGGCAACACGCGCGTCGTGGCCAACCTCAGTATCGGTGGATCACTACCGAAACCGACCAATTATCTGACGTCTCCCGGACTGCGCGCGGATTTTTTGATTACCGACTTCGGACACACGGCCCACCGGATTCTCTCCCAGCAGTCGATGGCTGCTGCCACGCAGAAAGCCGCGCTGGCGATGAAAGCGTTGACCATTCTGAACGTCGAACAGGCCTATCTGAATTGTTTGAAGCAGCAGCGCCTGGTCGAAATTGCCCAGGAGGTTCTTCGAGAGCGCAACCTCATCAGACAGCAGACGGAAGCATTGTATCGGCGCCAGCTACGGTCGAAACTCGACCTGGATTTTGCCTCGGTGGAGGTGAATCGGGCCGAAACCGTTCTAATCAAGTCACAGAATGATCTGTCGCTTGCCTACGCAGCACTGCACACTGCAATGGGAATTCCAGTTTCAGCCGCACGGGTTCTGCAGTTGGAACAAATCGAATCTGCCGTCTCGGCCGACACAGAGGAGTCGGTTCTGATCCGTCTCGCGATGACGCAGCGGCCGGAACTGCAGGGAAGCCGGGAACATATTCAAGCGGCCGAGGAGGCGGTGAAGGCCGCTAAAGCCATGCGGTTCGGTTCAGTATCCGCTATCGGCACGCTCTCCTACACATGGTGGGGGCACGAAGAACGAACCGACGGACGGAAGGTCAATAATCCTGGTGCACAACTGGGGTGGTACGGTGTCGGCGTGACTGCCGACGTGCCGCTCTACGCGGGCGGTCGAATCGAAGCGCAGATCGATGAGGCCGACGCGCGCAGGGGGGAAACAGAAGCCGGAACACGCTCGCTGGCCAATGATATCGTCCTGCAGGTGATGCGGGCCTATTTCAGCCGTCTGACCGCTGCGCAGCACATTGAAGTCGCAAAGGAAAAGGTCGCTCATGCGCGGGAGGCCTTGACACTCGCCCGTGAGCGATACAAGGCGGGGCTGAGTTCCATCATCGAAGTGACGACGGCAACGGCCGGTCTCCTCAGCGCCGAAGTTGAACTGACGGAATCGCAATATGAGTATCGTGCCAGCGATGCCGCATTGGCCTATTCGACGGGATCCGAATATGGCCGATACTAG
- a CDS encoding sigma-54 dependent transcriptional regulator: MQATIFVTDDEHAIRSALVKRLTRKGHRASGYESGDALLAAVDREQPDLVLLDLKMPGLNGLDTLKKVRPLSPHSLFIMLTAYGTVQDAVEAIKLGAYDFLIKTVELDGVDPVVDRALDLLTLRRRVEFEAEHHESQFSFSTVEAHSQSMQRLMGQVKDVAENPKSTVLLQGETGTGKEFLARVIHHNGPRANGAFVGVNCTAIPKELFESELFGYERGAFTGAHQRKIGLLEKAEGGTLFLDEIGDLDLSMQAKLLRVLQERSFRRLGGTEDIAVDFRLIAATNRDLKRAVTSGTFREDLFFRLNVITFELPPLRNRVEDILPLCRQSLIRYAKEFGRDVLDFDPAAQTMLERYNYPGNIRELQNIIERGMIFCREKMMTVDCLPIELRVASKPMAQAVTQGQDRLIRLEMQLGKQTLAEMEQAIIDEVMRVSDQNKSLAAKHLGLTRFALDRRLKKVMEP; the protein is encoded by the coding sequence ATGCAAGCCACGATTTTTGTCACGGACGACGAACATGCGATCCGTTCCGCATTGGTCAAGCGACTGACACGCAAGGGCCACCGGGCGAGTGGTTATGAATCAGGTGACGCGCTGCTCGCGGCCGTGGACCGCGAACAGCCGGATCTGGTCCTCCTGGATCTGAAGATGCCCGGCCTCAACGGATTGGACACGCTGAAAAAGGTTCGGCCTCTGTCCCCTCATTCCTTGTTCATCATGCTGACCGCATATGGAACCGTCCAGGATGCTGTAGAGGCCATCAAGCTGGGCGCCTATGATTTTCTGATCAAGACCGTGGAATTGGACGGCGTCGATCCGGTGGTCGATCGGGCGCTGGATCTCTTGACTCTCCGGCGACGGGTGGAATTCGAGGCGGAGCATCACGAAAGTCAATTCTCATTCAGTACGGTCGAGGCGCACAGTCAGTCTATGCAACGACTCATGGGACAGGTCAAAGATGTCGCGGAGAATCCGAAGTCGACTGTCCTGCTGCAGGGAGAAACCGGAACGGGCAAGGAATTTCTTGCCCGAGTCATCCATCACAACGGCCCGCGGGCCAACGGGGCCTTCGTCGGCGTGAACTGCACGGCGATTCCGAAGGAGCTGTTTGAAAGCGAACTGTTCGGTTACGAGCGGGGAGCGTTCACGGGTGCCCATCAGCGAAAAATCGGGCTATTGGAAAAAGCGGAAGGCGGGACGCTGTTTCTCGATGAAATCGGAGACTTGGATTTGTCCATGCAGGCGAAGTTGCTCCGCGTACTGCAGGAACGGTCATTCCGCCGGTTGGGGGGCACGGAAGACATCGCCGTTGATTTCAGGCTGATCGCGGCAACGAATCGTGATCTCAAGCGAGCCGTGACCTCGGGGACGTTCCGCGAAGACCTGTTCTTCCGGCTCAACGTCATCACATTCGAACTGCCGCCCCTTAGAAACCGTGTGGAGGATATTTTGCCGCTCTGCCGCCAGTCTCTCATCCGGTATGCCAAAGAATTCGGGCGCGACGTCTTGGATTTCGATCCTGCGGCTCAGACCATGCTCGAACGGTACAATTATCCGGGGAACATTCGTGAACTTCAGAACATTATCGAACGCGGCATGATCTTCTGTAGGGAAAAAATGATGACCGTCGACTGCCTGCCGATCGAACTGCGTGTGGCGAGCAAACCGATGGCTCAGGCTGTCACACAAGGACAGGATCGTCTCATCAGATTGGAAATGCAGCTTGGGAAACAAACGCTGGCGGAGATGGAGCAGGCCATTATTGACGAAGTCATGCGCGTCTCCGATCAGAATAAGAGTCTGGCCGCCAAACATCTAGGGTTGACACGCTTTGCGCTGGACCGCCGGCTCAAGAAAGTGATGGAGCCGTGA
- a CDS encoding response regulator: MDRQKRVLIIDDEDECMFALSVKLISEGYSPYGATDGMQALEQLEKHPIDVIVTNLRIPKLGGWDFLAISRSQWPWIPIIVLSESEHGMELDAIEHGAYAWVRKDGHVTILSEMLAVAVRDSVAA; this comes from the coding sequence ATGGACAGACAGAAGCGTGTACTGATCATCGATGACGAAGACGAGTGTATGTTTGCTCTTTCCGTCAAGCTGATCAGCGAAGGGTATAGTCCATACGGCGCGACCGACGGCATGCAAGCGCTTGAGCAGTTGGAAAAGCATCCGATCGACGTCATCGTGACCAATCTTCGCATTCCCAAGCTGGGTGGGTGGGATTTCCTCGCGATCAGCAGATCACAATGGCCTTGGATACCGATCATTGTTCTGTCCGAGTCAGAACACGGCATGGAGCTCGACGCCATCGAGCACGGAGCGTATGCCTGGGTGCGCAAGGACGGTCATGTGACCATCTTGTCCGAAATGCTCGCGGTCGCGGTTCGTGATTCCGTTGCGGCGTGA
- a CDS encoding sigma-54 dependent transcriptional regulator — protein sequence MLRQSRVMVVDDDSETLALLREVVAKEGYEVETAEDGESALRRLAEWQPDLLITDIHMPGMDGLALLAAVREKTPDMLVILLTAYGSLKTAVDAIKAGAFDYLSKPFIVEDIRLVVRRALEHKKLLKENRSLRDQLRERYSFDNLVGSSPGMVAVYKMVARVAETDSTVLIQGESGTGKELIARAIHANSSRNSGPFIPIDTGSLAETLLESELFGHERGAFTGAVATKKGLLEQAHQGTCFLDEIADLSPVIQSKLLRTLQEREVRRVGSNTTRTLDVRIIAATKKDLKPLVESGSFREDLYYRLEVVTIVLPPLRERTEDIPFLGQYFVDKFGRTKEPVVTGISAEALTLLTQYSWPGNVRELEHVIERAIALTPHPVIVPEDLPDAIRVATVQETARARGWSTLEELEKDYIQRVLEAHQHDHGQASAILGIHRKTLLRKLRQYGQA from the coding sequence ATGCTCCGACAATCTCGCGTCATGGTCGTGGATGATGATTCTGAAACGCTGGCATTGCTACGCGAAGTGGTCGCCAAAGAGGGATATGAGGTCGAAACGGCGGAAGATGGCGAATCGGCGCTCCGGCGTCTTGCGGAGTGGCAACCCGACCTTCTGATCACCGACATACATATGCCAGGCATGGACGGCCTCGCCCTTCTGGCCGCCGTGCGCGAAAAAACCCCCGATATGCTCGTCATCCTCCTGACGGCATATGGATCGTTGAAGACCGCAGTTGATGCGATCAAAGCCGGGGCATTCGACTATCTCAGTAAACCGTTTATCGTCGAAGACATTCGCTTGGTGGTCCGAAGAGCGCTCGAGCACAAAAAGCTCTTGAAAGAGAACCGGTCTCTGCGAGACCAGTTGAGGGAACGGTATTCATTCGACAATCTGGTAGGCAGCAGTCCCGGCATGGTGGCGGTGTATAAGATGGTCGCCCGCGTCGCTGAAACGGACAGTACGGTATTGATACAAGGGGAAAGCGGTACCGGCAAGGAATTGATCGCCCGCGCGATTCACGCCAATAGTTCCCGCAACAGCGGACCGTTCATCCCGATCGATACCGGCTCGCTGGCGGAAACCCTGTTGGAGTCGGAATTGTTCGGTCATGAGCGAGGCGCGTTCACCGGAGCGGTCGCCACGAAAAAAGGGTTGCTCGAACAGGCCCATCAAGGAACCTGTTTTCTGGATGAAATCGCAGATTTGTCGCCGGTGATCCAAAGCAAATTACTGCGCACGCTGCAAGAGCGAGAAGTCCGCCGTGTCGGCAGTAATACCACCCGCACCCTCGATGTCAGAATCATTGCCGCGACGAAGAAGGATCTCAAACCGCTGGTGGAGTCGGGTTCGTTTCGCGAGGACCTCTATTACCGCTTGGAGGTCGTGACCATTGTCTTGCCTCCGCTGCGGGAACGCACCGAAGACATTCCGTTCCTCGGTCAGTACTTTGTCGATAAATTCGGCCGGACGAAGGAACCGGTCGTCACAGGCATTTCGGCCGAGGCGCTCACGCTGCTCACCCAATATTCCTGGCCCGGCAACGTACGCGAACTCGAACACGTGATCGAGCGAGCCATCGCCCTGACGCCGCATCCGGTGATCGTGCCGGAGGATTTGCCTGATGCCATACGCGTAGCCACGGTGCAGGAAACAGCCAGGGCGCGCGGCTGGTCGACATTGGAAGAGCTCGAAAAGGATTACATCCAGCGCGTGCTTGAGGCGCACCAGCATGACCACGGGCAAGCCTCGGCGATTTTGGGAATTCACCGAAAAACGCTGCTGCGGAAGCTTCGGCAGTACGGCCAGGCCTGA